The nucleotide sequence GCCCGAGGCGGCCCCCTTGGCAACGACGGCCGGGGGAGTTGACGGCAATTGTTGATCAGCTATATCGGATTATGGTCCGACGTGAAGTACGCATCCCCGCCCTGGCCGTCCTGGCTTGGACGCTCCTGCTTGGACTGCTGTTCACCATCCAATACCTGTCGGATAGGCAAAGCGCCGAAGCCATGATGCTGCAGGCGGCCCGGGGCATTTTCCAGCAGATCGTGCTCACCCGGGAATGGAACGCCCAGCACGGCGGCGTCTACGTGCCGGTGACCCCGAACAGCCAGCCCAATCCCTATCTCCCCGACGAGCGGCGCACCGTGACCACCCTCGACGGCCTGACGCTGACCCGGGTCAACCCGGCCTTCATGACCCGCCAGATTGCCGAAGCAGCGGCCCAACGCGACGGCCTTGGCCTGCATCTCACCAGCCTCAATCCCCTGCGCCCGGAAAACAGCCCCACCAGCTGGGAAGCCCGAGCCTTGGCCGATTTTGAAAGCGGCGACACCGAGGCCCACAACATCGGGGCAACCCCGGCCGGCCCGGTCTTTCGCTACATGGCCCCGCTTTTCGTGACCGAGAGCTGCCTGCCCTGCCACGCCAAGCAAGGCTACGCCGTCGGCGAGGTGCGCGGCGGCATCAGCGTCACATTGCCGGCCGGGCATTTCCTGGCCGCCCAGTCCGCCGCCGTCGGCGGCACGGCCGGGCTTTACACCCTCATCTGGCTGGTGGGCGCGACCTGCACCGGCGTCGGCACGGCCACCATCCTGGCCGGCAAGGCCAAGGCCGAAGCAGCCAACCAGGCCAAGACCACCTTCCTGTCCATCCTCAGCCACGAACTGCGCACGCCCTTAAACGGCGTCCTGGGCATGTTGGAG is from Solidesulfovibrio magneticus RS-1 and encodes:
- a CDS encoding c-type heme family protein, giving the protein MVRREVRIPALAVLAWTLLLGLLFTIQYLSDRQSAEAMMLQAARGIFQQIVLTREWNAQHGGVYVPVTPNSQPNPYLPDERRTVTTLDGLTLTRVNPAFMTRQIAEAAAQRDGLGLHLTSLNPLRPENSPTSWEARALADFESGDTEAHNIGATPAGPVFRYMAPLFVTESCLPCHAKQGYAVGEVRGGISVTLPAGHFLAAQSAAVGGTAGLYTLIWLVGATCTGVGTATILAGKAKAEAANQAKTTFLSILSHELRTPLNGVLGMLEILGSTRLNEEQRSLTGDARAAALAMNAQVQELLELAGLENGQGMLHMTRFAPVKTVEEAVAPLAQAARDKGLAFELLTAADLPRELLGDGERLGRIVTILTDNAVKFTATGGIKVAVSAAAAADGSCRLSVAVADTGHGIEDDRLDAVFEPFYQAENVLTRCKPGLGAGLTIARKHAELLGASLACRSTPGLGSTFTITAPFRLV